A genomic segment from Chitinophaga niabensis encodes:
- a CDS encoding HAD family hydrolase: MKNVIAFFDFDGTITAKDTLFEIIRFQKGGAALYLGMALLSPLLVLFKMKVISNQQMKEIVLRFYFRNMPVEVFQQVCNDFCRLRLPSLLRPKALNAIAWHQSEGHHVYIVTASAENWVAPWSETLKIPCLGSVLEIKDGLVTGRLVGKNCNGNEKVCRIKEAVHLTTYATIYAYGDSSGDKEMLALAQHPGFRTFE, translated from the coding sequence ATGAAGAACGTGATCGCTTTCTTTGATTTTGATGGTACCATAACAGCAAAAGACACCCTTTTTGAGATCATCCGGTTTCAAAAGGGCGGCGCTGCGCTTTACCTGGGTATGGCCCTGCTATCTCCATTACTGGTGCTGTTCAAAATGAAAGTGATCTCCAATCAGCAGATGAAAGAGATAGTGCTCCGCTTCTATTTCAGGAATATGCCCGTAGAAGTATTCCAGCAGGTATGTAATGATTTCTGCCGGCTTCGTTTACCTTCCCTGTTACGCCCCAAAGCATTGAATGCAATCGCCTGGCACCAGTCCGAAGGCCATCATGTGTACATTGTTACGGCCTCTGCAGAGAACTGGGTAGCCCCCTGGAGCGAAACCCTGAAGATACCCTGCCTGGGTTCTGTCCTTGAGATCAAAGATGGCCTGGTAACAGGCAGGCTGGTGGGCAAGAACTGCAATGGCAATGAAAAGGTGTGCCGGATCAAGGAAGCCGTACACCTTACTACCTACGCTACCATTTATGCTTATGGCGATAGCAGTGGCGACAAGGAAATGCTGGCACTCGCGCAGCATCCCGGCTTTCGCACATTTGAGTAG
- a CDS encoding decaprenyl-phosphate phosphoribosyltransferase, with the protein MEYLKLLRPKHWAKNLFLFIPLFFVGDIFNTQKLLVVFGGFICFSLLASSIYIINDYRDMEADRAHPTKSKRPLASGKVSKNAALIIFALLVMGGFGFAYFIDQKFTFILSLYFFLNLAYSFGLKNISILDIFIVSVGFVLRVKAGGVLSKVAVSEWLMLMVFLLALFMAIAKRRDDIVLKMASGKDMRVASKGYNMDFLNTSLALVSAVIIVTYLMYTMDQHTMARFKTYRLYYTSIFVIAGLMRYLQIAYVENNTGSPTSILYKDRFIQINILLWVLSFYVIIYLPTNKSFFE; encoded by the coding sequence GTGGAATATCTGAAACTATTAAGGCCAAAGCATTGGGCGAAGAACTTATTCCTGTTCATCCCCCTTTTTTTCGTGGGCGATATCTTCAATACGCAAAAGCTTCTCGTAGTATTCGGCGGGTTCATCTGTTTCAGCCTTCTGGCCAGCAGTATTTATATCATCAACGATTACCGGGATATGGAGGCGGACCGGGCACACCCTACCAAAAGCAAACGCCCCCTGGCATCCGGCAAGGTCTCCAAAAATGCTGCGTTGATCATTTTTGCCTTACTGGTGATGGGCGGTTTTGGGTTTGCTTATTTCATTGACCAGAAATTTACCTTCATACTCAGCCTGTACTTCTTCCTGAACCTCGCTTACTCCTTTGGGCTTAAGAACATCTCCATCCTGGATATCTTCATTGTGTCCGTTGGTTTTGTATTGAGGGTAAAAGCAGGTGGCGTACTTTCCAAAGTAGCCGTATCCGAATGGCTCATGCTGATGGTATTCCTCCTGGCCCTGTTCATGGCTATCGCCAAAAGAAGGGACGACATTGTACTGAAGATGGCTTCCGGAAAAGATATGCGGGTAGCTTCCAAAGGGTACAATATGGACTTCCTGAATACCTCCCTGGCCCTGGTGTCTGCGGTGATCATTGTCACCTACCTTATGTACACAATGGACCAGCATACCATGGCCCGTTTCAAAACATACCGCCTTTATTATACGAGCATTTTCGTAATTGCCGGATTAATGCGATATTTACAAATAGCGTATGTAGAGAACAATACAGGTTCGCCAACTTCTATCCTATACAAAGACAGATTTATCCAGATAAACATTCTCCTCTGGGTGTTGAGTTTTTACGTAATCATTTATCTGCCAACGAATAAGAGCTTTTTTGAATGA
- a CDS encoding TonB-dependent receptor, with amino-acid sequence MKTSLMLCLLAVLAFNNAVAQRIIGSVKDKNDQPLEGASISIKGTAVGTSTDSSGNFSFEANITGETMLVATYMGYKAKILPVTKGVPVHFILVKDPATLDPVVISAGSFEASDKSKGAVMTAMDVVSVPGNGGDVANAIRTLPGAQQIGEREGLFVRGGSGEETRQFVDGILVNRPYYVTLPGLPQFNRISSPFLFNGIVFSSGGYSALYGQGLSGALVMESTDMHDKSSAVIGLSPTLAVAGMQKLAKNKRSSWGFYSRYMNNNAYTKVIPQEQDFAAGPAYLMNDLNVRLKTGKTGLLKVYANFGYNKTDFTKDDIDSAGLRKRFAAEDRNLYVNISHRSQLAKNWQLDLATGYNHNTTDIRNNLLDASKAVVIIPDTPYVNKNQHLKLGEDYFTGRFVLSHFFAGHHVLKAGAEYQFTHDRFMDDQYYASFAEFEWRLAHNLALRTGLRFEYDQLLKAAELAPRVSMAYRLPNGASLNAAYGIFYQKPENRFLLDHHNLPQAKATHYILNYLHRANGRLFRAEVFYKHYDRLLKTYPTISMNGSGDAKGFELFWRDRSSIKSLDYWVSYSYLATKREHLEFPYQMEPSFAAPHTASLVARRFIEPIRTSVGISYSYAAGRPYYDLTPYGKIRDQGTTKSYNVLNLGLYHMFTMFPKWKEKDFTVIAVGVNNLLGTNQVFGYEYSYNGSRKVPVTLPAARSFFLGIFMSLGIDRTEDFMNDNL; translated from the coding sequence ATGAAAACTTCCCTGATGCTTTGCCTCCTGGCGGTTTTAGCCTTTAATAACGCCGTTGCACAACGAATTATTGGCAGCGTGAAAGATAAAAACGATCAGCCCCTGGAAGGCGCCAGTATTTCCATAAAAGGTACTGCTGTTGGCACAAGTACTGATTCCAGCGGCAATTTCAGCTTTGAGGCCAATATTACCGGCGAAACAATGCTCGTGGCCACTTACATGGGCTACAAAGCGAAAATATTACCGGTCACCAAAGGTGTTCCGGTTCACTTTATACTGGTAAAAGACCCTGCCACATTGGACCCTGTAGTGATCTCCGCAGGCAGTTTTGAAGCCAGCGATAAAAGTAAAGGTGCCGTAATGACGGCTATGGATGTAGTATCCGTTCCCGGTAACGGAGGAGATGTGGCCAATGCCATCCGTACGCTTCCCGGCGCACAGCAGATCGGTGAAAGGGAAGGGCTTTTTGTGAGAGGTGGTTCGGGTGAAGAAACCCGGCAGTTTGTGGATGGTATACTGGTGAACAGGCCTTATTATGTAACGCTGCCAGGCCTGCCGCAGTTCAACCGCATTTCTTCTCCCTTTCTTTTTAACGGGATTGTATTCAGCAGCGGCGGGTATTCTGCTTTATATGGCCAGGGCCTCAGTGGCGCATTGGTAATGGAGTCTACAGATATGCATGATAAATCATCTGCGGTTATTGGTCTTTCGCCCACGCTTGCAGTGGCAGGTATGCAAAAGCTGGCAAAAAATAAACGCAGCAGCTGGGGTTTCTATTCCAGGTACATGAATAACAATGCCTACACAAAGGTGATCCCGCAGGAGCAGGACTTTGCAGCAGGCCCGGCTTACCTCATGAATGACCTCAACGTCCGTCTCAAAACCGGGAAAACAGGATTGCTGAAAGTTTATGCGAATTTCGGCTACAATAAAACGGACTTCACAAAAGATGATATCGATAGTGCCGGCCTGCGTAAACGTTTTGCGGCGGAAGACAGGAACCTGTATGTGAACATCAGCCACCGCAGCCAGCTGGCAAAGAACTGGCAGCTGGACCTTGCCACCGGATATAATCATAACACCACGGACATACGGAATAACCTGCTGGATGCGTCCAAAGCAGTAGTGATCATTCCGGACACACCCTATGTGAACAAGAACCAGCATCTTAAACTGGGTGAAGATTACTTCACAGGCCGTTTTGTGCTAAGCCATTTTTTTGCGGGGCATCATGTATTAAAAGCAGGAGCGGAGTACCAGTTCACGCACGACCGGTTCATGGACGATCAGTACTATGCTTCCTTCGCGGAATTTGAATGGCGGCTGGCACACAACCTGGCCTTGCGTACAGGCCTGCGTTTTGAGTATGATCAATTGCTGAAAGCAGCAGAACTGGCGCCGCGTGTAAGTATGGCATATCGTTTACCGAATGGTGCATCCCTCAACGCCGCTTATGGGATCTTTTACCAGAAACCGGAGAACAGGTTCTTATTGGATCATCATAACCTGCCCCAGGCAAAAGCTACCCATTACATCCTGAACTACCTGCACCGTGCCAATGGCCGTTTATTCAGGGCAGAGGTCTTTTACAAACATTACGACCGGCTGCTGAAAACATACCCCACAATTAGTATGAACGGCAGCGGCGATGCAAAAGGATTTGAACTGTTCTGGCGGGATAGATCATCCATCAAAAGCCTGGATTACTGGGTAAGCTATTCCTACCTCGCTACCAAACGCGAGCACCTGGAATTCCCTTACCAGATGGAGCCTTCTTTTGCTGCACCGCATACTGCATCCCTGGTGGCCAGGCGGTTCATAGAACCTATCCGCACCAGCGTAGGCATCTCTTATTCCTATGCAGCCGGCAGACCTTATTACGATCTCACACCTTATGGAAAGATCCGTGATCAGGGCACCACAAAGTCATACAATGTACTGAACCTGGGGCTCTATCACATGTTCACCATGTTCCCGAAATGGAAGGAAAAGGATTTCACCGTGATTGCTGTTGGCGTGAATAACCTGCTGGGTACTAACCAAGTATTCGGATATGAATACAGTTATAATGGAAGCCGGAAAGTACCTGTTACGTTACCGGCTGCACGAAGTTTTTTCCTTGGCATCTTTATGAGCCTGGGAATAGACAGAACAGAAGATTTTATGAATGATAACCTTTAA
- a CDS encoding ABC transporter ATP-binding protein, producing MEQQTKRAKITFSGIRNALRLYQYAKPYRWQFGLGLIMLLLSSAASLAFPKLLGDLIDTSHKGPMMQHIQQIGLVLIAVLILQSTFSYFRIRIFVSVTEKTLAALRQATYSHLIKLPMKFFAERRVGELNSRISSDISQLQDMFTTTLAEFLRQVLMIIGGIILLALTSGKLTLFMLAILPVICLLAVFFGKFIRRFSKQVQAQVAESNTIVEETLQGIFNVKAFANEYFEIGRYRTKTNEAARTGIKAGVYQGAFVSFIILGLFGAMVAVIWKGALMMSAGELEVGQLFSFILYSGFIGGSISGLAEIYTRIQKAIGASENLLEIHDEPTEDIHLLSAEQKAPGISGDIRFESVSFSYPSRKDIPVLQDVSFHAQPGWQVALVGPSGAGKSTIVSLLLRFYDPANGAIFFDGKTASAYDLSVLRNQMAVVPQDVFLFGGTILENIAYGDPHATEEQIMEAAKKANAWEFIQKFPEGLQTIVGERGVQLSGGQRQRIAIARAVLKDPRILILDEATSALDSESERLVQDALDKLMQGRTSIVIAHRLSTVRRADMILVMDKGMIVEEGTHEELMVKDEGLYKGLSELQFTV from the coding sequence ATGGAGCAACAGACAAAACGTGCAAAGATCACATTTTCAGGTATTCGCAATGCATTAAGGCTTTATCAATATGCTAAACCCTACCGTTGGCAATTCGGACTGGGATTGATCATGTTGTTATTATCCTCCGCTGCCAGTCTTGCTTTCCCCAAACTCCTGGGCGATCTGATAGATACCAGCCATAAAGGGCCGATGATGCAACATATACAGCAGATAGGCCTGGTCCTCATAGCGGTATTGATCCTTCAATCCACCTTTTCCTATTTCCGCATCCGGATCTTTGTATCCGTTACAGAAAAAACACTCGCCGCGCTGCGGCAGGCCACTTATAGCCACCTGATCAAACTCCCCATGAAGTTCTTTGCGGAACGCAGGGTGGGAGAACTGAACAGCCGCATCTCCTCAGATATCTCACAATTGCAGGATATGTTCACCACCACGCTGGCAGAATTCCTGCGGCAGGTGCTCATGATCATCGGCGGCATCATCCTGCTGGCGCTTACTTCCGGCAAACTCACCCTTTTTATGCTGGCCATTCTGCCGGTGATCTGTTTGCTGGCGGTGTTCTTTGGTAAATTCATCCGGCGCTTCTCCAAACAGGTGCAGGCACAGGTGGCCGAATCCAATACTATTGTGGAGGAAACCCTGCAGGGCATTTTTAATGTAAAAGCTTTCGCCAACGAGTATTTTGAAATAGGCCGGTACAGGACCAAAACCAACGAAGCCGCACGCACAGGTATTAAGGCCGGCGTTTACCAGGGCGCTTTTGTGTCTTTTATTATCCTCGGCTTGTTTGGCGCTATGGTAGCGGTTATCTGGAAAGGGGCACTGATGATGTCTGCAGGTGAACTGGAAGTAGGGCAACTGTTTTCCTTCATCCTCTATTCCGGTTTCATTGGTGGTTCCATCAGCGGGCTGGCAGAGATCTATACCCGTATTCAAAAAGCTATTGGTGCATCTGAAAACCTCCTGGAGATCCACGATGAACCAACCGAAGATATTCACCTGCTTTCCGCTGAACAAAAAGCGCCGGGCATTTCAGGAGACATCCGTTTTGAAAGTGTGAGCTTCTCCTATCCTTCCCGGAAAGATATTCCTGTATTGCAGGATGTTAGCTTCCATGCGCAACCCGGATGGCAGGTAGCACTGGTAGGGCCGAGCGGGGCTGGTAAATCTACCATTGTTTCCCTGCTGCTGCGTTTTTATGATCCGGCCAACGGCGCTATCTTCTTTGATGGTAAAACAGCTTCCGCCTACGACCTCTCTGTGCTGCGTAACCAGATGGCGGTTGTACCGCAGGATGTATTCCTCTTTGGGGGAACCATCCTGGAGAATATTGCTTACGGCGATCCGCATGCTACAGAAGAACAGATCATGGAAGCGGCGAAGAAAGCCAATGCCTGGGAGTTCATCCAGAAATTCCCTGAGGGTTTGCAAACTATTGTGGGGGAACGGGGCGTGCAGTTATCAGGCGGGCAACGTCAGCGGATAGCTATTGCAAGGGCTGTTTTGAAAGATCCGCGGATCCTTATATTAGACGAAGCAACTTCTGCACTGGATTCAGAATCAGAACGTTTAGTGCAGGATGCGCTGGATAAACTGATGCAGGGACGTACTTCTATTGTGATCGCACACCGTTTGTCCACCGTGCGCAGAGCAGATATGATCCTGGTGATGGATAAAGGAATGATCGTGGAAGAAGGTACGCATGAAGAGCTGATGGTCAAAGATGAAGGATTGTACAAAGGGCTGAGTGAACTGCAGTTTACGGTGTGA
- a CDS encoding LytR/AlgR family response regulator transcription factor, whose protein sequence is MQVLILEDEPLVAAHLVRLVHQLQPDWQLSGPLASLREANAWLQQHPHPDLILADIQLSDGISLDLFNHLQPACPVIFTTAYDHYAIRAFKINSIDYLLKPVDVEELENAFKKFALLREKYSNPVYLQELMQFVQHQQRKQAFKESFTVHYGRSVYVVPVGEIVCFTKQELIYLHQADGRQWITDFRSLDEVEDLLDPQEFYRANRQCIVQKAFLSGYRSDDTGKLNLQLKMAKPLPVMVSKDKAAAFKEWITP, encoded by the coding sequence ATGCAAGTACTGATCCTTGAAGACGAACCGCTGGTAGCTGCACATTTAGTGAGACTGGTACATCAGCTGCAGCCAGACTGGCAATTATCAGGCCCCCTGGCAAGTTTACGGGAAGCAAACGCCTGGCTGCAACAGCACCCGCATCCTGATCTGATCCTTGCAGACATCCAGTTATCAGACGGTATCAGCCTCGATCTTTTCAATCATCTGCAGCCTGCCTGCCCGGTGATCTTCACCACAGCATATGATCATTATGCCATCCGGGCATTCAAGATCAACAGCATAGATTATTTATTGAAACCGGTGGATGTGGAGGAACTGGAGAATGCGTTTAAGAAATTTGCACTGTTACGGGAAAAGTACAGTAACCCGGTATACCTGCAGGAACTCATGCAGTTTGTGCAGCATCAGCAACGCAAACAGGCCTTTAAAGAAAGCTTCACGGTTCATTACGGGCGCAGCGTGTATGTGGTACCGGTAGGAGAGATCGTATGTTTTACGAAACAGGAACTGATCTATCTGCACCAGGCGGATGGCAGGCAATGGATCACCGATTTCCGTTCGCTGGATGAAGTGGAAGACCTGCTGGACCCGCAGGAATTCTATCGTGCTAACCGGCAGTGTATTGTGCAGAAGGCTTTTCTAAGTGGCTACCGCTCAGATGATACAGGGAAATTAAACCTGCAGCTGAAGATGGCAAAACCGCTGCCCGTAATGGTAAGCAAAGATAAAGCAGCCGCTTTTAAGGAATGGATCACACCGTAA
- a CDS encoding sensor histidine kinase, whose product MESFLRKHAIRIAITIAFVIVAWSIRAALFDPMSLGRHLLFSIPVIIVTQIIWTILSAVHRLLNRFLPFSRSIYARVILQVVIGIVLVYILRTIVFACLEQLPQFELSNLGRAMIATINNLVSLAVNMALISQHFTAVWKEGVVKAERLEREKVQLQYHQLKNQVDPHFLFNAFTSLDSLVKVNPDLASRFIGHLAKVYRYVLQNRDKEVVNLQTELDFLAHYIALLEIRFDKALVIDIRVHEAAREKGIAMVTLQMLIDNAVKHNEVHPGNPLHIHISEKDGYLEVTNNKQVRRQLAHSDKQGLEQLKSLYTFLSERPVIVKDETDTFTVALPLL is encoded by the coding sequence ATGGAATCATTTCTCAGAAAACATGCTATCCGCATCGCCATCACCATCGCTTTTGTAATAGTGGCATGGAGCATAAGGGCTGCACTGTTCGACCCTATGTCCCTGGGGCGGCACCTGTTATTTTCCATCCCGGTGATCATTGTTACACAGATCATCTGGACCATCCTCTCTGCCGTTCACCGCCTGTTAAACCGGTTCCTCCCGTTTTCCAGAAGCATCTATGCCCGTGTGATCCTGCAGGTTGTAATAGGGATTGTGCTGGTATATATTTTGAGGACGATTGTTTTTGCATGCCTGGAACAGTTACCGCAATTTGAGCTGTCCAACCTGGGCAGGGCCATGATTGCCACCATCAATAACCTGGTGTCGCTGGCCGTGAATATGGCCCTGATCAGCCAGCATTTTACGGCTGTATGGAAAGAAGGGGTAGTGAAAGCAGAAAGACTGGAAAGGGAAAAAGTGCAGCTCCAATACCACCAGCTGAAGAACCAGGTAGACCCACATTTCCTTTTCAATGCTTTCACCTCGCTGGACAGTCTGGTGAAAGTGAACCCGGACCTGGCTTCCCGCTTCATTGGTCACCTGGCTAAAGTATACCGGTATGTATTACAGAACAGGGATAAAGAAGTAGTAAACCTGCAAACGGAACTCGATTTCCTCGCGCATTATATCGCTTTACTGGAAATCAGGTTTGATAAAGCGCTGGTGATTGACATCCGGGTACATGAAGCAGCACGGGAGAAAGGTATTGCCATGGTAACACTTCAAATGCTGATAGACAATGCCGTGAAGCACAATGAAGTACACCCCGGAAACCCTTTACACATTCATATTTCGGAGAAAGACGGTTACCTGGAAGTAACGAATAACAAACAGGTCCGCAGGCAGTTGGCACATTCTGATAAACAAGGACTGGAACAGTTAAAAAGCCTGTACACTTTCCTGAGCGAACGGCCTGTAATAGTGAAAGATGAAACCGATACGTTTACCGTAGCATTGCCCTTATTGTAA
- a CDS encoding patatin-like phospholipase family protein translates to MPAKKKVPIEYFTEAPAVLQVLQQLAERFDEPGSSRNYKKLEISDTLDGEGYQYVNLVQEGGGVLGIALVGYTYVLEKVGIRFMRLAGTSAGAINTTLMAVVKADERTSSERILEYLCEKPFFDFVDGHPFAQKLIKWVVKTENFAKRIKRCGLWLGIILALLIVLDILSVGLRFHYPVFSGVALVSFILTGIVLMSLGLAGGYFGYLIQRLKNRGFGINPGRNFTEWIKMIMEKNGVNNIDDLEAVSEKIPEGLHLRPGIQIDKNLGDNPLKGLKPDITLITSDIITQNKIEFPRMWNLFRENKHEIHPAEFVRASMSIPLFFESHIIRNIPRDLPIIQTNWRNHLLLEPKDIPTAVRFVDGGVLSNFPINVLYNPEVTIPRLPTLGIELDDAEPADNTRNQADNLSLGAYMGKLFNTVRYYYDKDFLLKNSLFRKGIGVIKVSEYNWLDFNISDEKQRELFILGAQAAAKFLLEDFNWQEYKTARIIVHQQVNTSRKDMRGVSDLLTQSRK, encoded by the coding sequence ATGCCTGCAAAAAAGAAAGTTCCTATTGAATACTTCACGGAAGCACCTGCCGTGTTACAGGTACTTCAGCAATTAGCAGAAAGGTTTGATGAACCCGGCTCCTCCCGCAATTACAAAAAACTGGAGATCTCAGACACCCTGGATGGGGAGGGATATCAATACGTAAACCTGGTCCAGGAAGGCGGTGGTGTATTGGGTATTGCGCTGGTAGGTTATACCTATGTGCTGGAAAAAGTGGGGATCCGCTTCATGCGATTGGCGGGCACCAGCGCGGGAGCTATCAATACCACCCTGATGGCTGTTGTGAAAGCGGACGAACGGACCAGCTCTGAAAGGATCCTGGAATACCTCTGTGAGAAACCGTTCTTTGATTTTGTAGATGGTCACCCTTTCGCCCAAAAGCTCATTAAATGGGTGGTAAAAACAGAAAACTTCGCCAAACGTATCAAACGCTGCGGGCTTTGGCTGGGTATTATCCTTGCCCTGCTTATTGTATTGGACATCCTGAGTGTGGGTTTGCGTTTTCATTACCCGGTGTTCAGCGGAGTAGCCCTTGTTAGTTTTATCTTAACGGGCATTGTGCTGATGAGCCTGGGGCTGGCAGGAGGATATTTCGGCTACCTGATCCAGCGGCTCAAGAACCGCGGCTTTGGCATCAATCCCGGCAGGAACTTTACGGAATGGATCAAAATGATCATGGAAAAGAACGGGGTGAATAATATTGACGACCTGGAAGCAGTATCGGAAAAGATCCCGGAGGGTTTACACCTGAGGCCTGGGATCCAGATAGACAAGAACCTGGGCGACAATCCGCTCAAAGGTTTAAAACCGGATATCACCCTGATCACCTCTGATATCATCACCCAGAATAAAATTGAATTTCCGCGTATGTGGAACCTGTTCCGGGAAAACAAACACGAGATCCATCCGGCAGAATTTGTGCGGGCCTCCATGAGTATTCCACTCTTCTTTGAATCACACATCATCCGCAACATTCCAAGGGACCTGCCCATTATTCAAACCAACTGGCGCAATCACCTGCTGCTGGAACCAAAAGACATTCCCACAGCGGTGCGTTTTGTGGACGGCGGCGTATTATCCAACTTCCCCATCAACGTATTATACAACCCGGAGGTGACCATTCCCCGTTTACCCACGCTGGGTATTGAACTGGATGATGCGGAACCCGCTGACAATACCCGGAACCAGGCAGATAACCTTAGCCTGGGCGCTTATATGGGTAAGCTTTTCAATACCGTGCGGTATTATTATGATAAGGACTTCCTGTTAAAAAACAGTCTTTTCCGCAAAGGGATCGGCGTGATCAAAGTAAGTGAATACAACTGGCTGGACTTTAATATCTCAGATGAAAAGCAAAGGGAATTATTCATCCTCGGCGCACAGGCCGCCGCTAAGTTCCTGCTGGAAGACTTTAACTGGCAGGAATATAAGACCGCGCGGATCATTGTACATCAGCAGGTGAACACTTCCCGGAAAGATATGCGCGGCGTATCTGATCTCTTAACACAAAGCAGGAAATAA
- a CDS encoding CGNR zinc finger domain-containing protein: protein MSEAKTIQTMRLDGGIACLNFVNTKDNRSKETGMDYLSHYRDLLDLCERLELMPAKTRQVLERLAKAYPDQARQEFDKTIALRELLYRAFSQLIEKGKPPELELQQLSTQLANALSYLELHFDKTSKEMKLIYTRPALEQPSWLMLQSVAELLTGKELSLLKKCPSCYWLFLDRSKNKSRKWCSMATCGDVSKVKQAYHRKKKERKKP, encoded by the coding sequence ATGTCTGAAGCGAAAACCATACAAACCATGCGCCTGGACGGCGGAATTGCCTGTCTCAACTTTGTCAATACAAAAGACAACCGGAGCAAGGAAACCGGCATGGACTACCTCAGCCACTACCGCGATCTGCTGGACCTCTGTGAACGGCTTGAACTTATGCCGGCTAAAACCCGCCAGGTATTGGAACGCCTGGCCAAAGCCTACCCCGATCAGGCCCGCCAGGAATTCGATAAAACCATCGCCCTCCGGGAATTGCTTTACAGGGCATTCAGCCAGCTGATAGAAAAAGGCAAACCACCGGAACTGGAATTACAGCAATTGAGTACACAGCTTGCCAATGCTTTGAGTTACCTTGAGCTGCATTTTGACAAAACCAGCAAAGAAATGAAGCTGATCTATACCCGCCCGGCACTGGAGCAGCCTTCATGGTTAATGTTGCAAAGTGTAGCTGAATTATTGACTGGCAAAGAGTTATCTCTTTTGAAAAAATGCCCGTCCTGCTACTGGTTGTTCCTGGACAGGAGTAAGAACAAGTCGCGGAAATGGTGCAGTATGGCTACCTGTGGAGACGTCTCAAAAGTTAAACAGGCTTATCACCGCAAGAAAAAAGAACGAAAGAAACCATGA
- a CDS encoding tetratricopeptide repeat protein codes for MKQMISLIAVFFMLNTVKAQDQQLATAVAKLNTAASIADYQQLANEFGRMAAAEPAHWLPAYYAAYSNTKLAFLQKDAERAMQFSNIAEEQIKKAEAIVKPGGNQKELAEVYTVYSFMNRSRVEADPMTNGRKYGPIAGAHLGKARQLDPTNPRALYLEGLVKFKTPAMWGGDKKKAKELFEQALKQFEVKPASAVAPQWGRADCEKMIK; via the coding sequence ATGAAACAAATGATCTCCCTGATCGCCGTATTTTTTATGCTGAACACCGTAAAGGCACAGGATCAGCAACTGGCAACCGCTGTAGCCAAATTGAACACTGCTGCATCCATTGCAGATTACCAGCAGCTGGCGAATGAATTTGGCAGAATGGCTGCTGCAGAACCTGCACATTGGCTGCCGGCTTATTATGCGGCATACAGCAACACTAAACTTGCTTTCCTGCAAAAAGATGCTGAACGGGCCATGCAGTTCAGCAACATCGCAGAAGAGCAAATTAAAAAAGCAGAAGCCATTGTGAAACCCGGGGGTAATCAGAAAGAACTCGCGGAAGTATATACCGTATACAGCTTCATGAACAGGAGCAGGGTAGAAGCAGATCCGATGACGAACGGCCGTAAATATGGCCCCATAGCCGGGGCACACCTGGGCAAAGCCAGGCAGCTGGACCCCACCAATCCGCGTGCCTTATACCTCGAAGGCCTGGTCAAATTCAAAACACCGGCTATGTGGGGTGGCGATAAAAAGAAAGCGAAGGAATTATTTGAACAGGCACTCAAACAATTCGAAGTAAAACCTGCATCAGCCGTTGCACCGCAATGGGGAAGAGCAGATTGTGAAAAAATGATTAAATAA